A single genomic interval of Streptococcus suis harbors:
- a CDS encoding CTP synthase, whose translation MTKYIFVTGGVVSSIGKGIVAASLGRLLKNRGLKVTIQKFDPYINIDPGTMSPYQHGEVFVTDDGAETDLDLGHYERFIDINLNKYSNVTTGKIYSEVLRKERKGEYLGATVQVIPHITDALKDKIKRAARTTDADVIITEVGGTVGDIESLPFLEALRQMKADVGSDNVMYIHTTLLPYLKAAGEMKTKPTQHSVKELRGLGIQPNMLVIRTEQPAGQGIKNKLAQFCDVAPEAVIESLDVEHLYQIPLNMQAQNMDQIVCDHLKLDVPPADMTEWTAMVNKVLNLQKKVKIALVGKYVELQDAYISVVEALKHSGYANDAAIELDWVNANDLTAENVAERLGQAQGIIVPGGFGQRGTEGKIQAIRYARENDVPMLGVCLGMQLTCVEFARHVLGLEGANSFELDPETKYPIIDIMRDQIGVEDLGGTLRLGLYPSKLKRGSKAAAAYDNQEVVQRRHRHRYEFNNEFREQFEKAGFVFSGVSPDNRLVEIVEIPENKFFVACQYHPELQSRPNRPEGLYTAFVSAAMENEK comes from the coding sequence ATGACAAAGTATATTTTTGTAACAGGTGGCGTTGTTTCCTCTATCGGCAAAGGGATTGTAGCAGCCAGCCTAGGTCGTTTATTGAAGAACCGAGGTCTCAAGGTAACAATCCAAAAATTTGATCCATACATCAATATTGACCCGGGAACAATGAGTCCGTATCAACACGGTGAAGTTTTTGTGACAGACGACGGCGCAGAAACCGACTTGGACCTTGGGCATTATGAGCGTTTCATCGACATTAACCTGAACAAATATTCAAATGTAACAACAGGTAAAATTTATAGCGAAGTCCTCCGTAAAGAGCGTAAAGGGGAATACTTAGGGGCAACAGTTCAAGTTATTCCACATATTACAGATGCTTTGAAAGACAAAATCAAGCGTGCAGCTCGTACTACAGATGCAGATGTCATCATCACGGAAGTAGGTGGTACAGTAGGTGATATTGAAAGCTTGCCATTCCTTGAAGCGCTTCGTCAGATGAAGGCAGATGTCGGTTCAGACAATGTTATGTATATCCATACAACACTCTTGCCTTATCTCAAAGCAGCAGGCGAAATGAAAACTAAGCCAACACAACATTCTGTAAAAGAGTTGCGTGGTCTAGGTATTCAGCCCAACATGTTGGTAATTCGGACAGAGCAGCCTGCTGGACAAGGAATTAAAAATAAACTGGCACAATTCTGTGATGTCGCTCCAGAAGCAGTTATTGAGTCCTTGGATGTCGAACATCTTTACCAAATCCCATTAAATATGCAAGCGCAGAACATGGATCAAATTGTTTGCGATCACTTGAAGCTCGACGTACCTCCAGCAGATATGACAGAGTGGACAGCGATGGTAAACAAGGTTCTTAATCTCCAGAAAAAAGTAAAAATCGCTTTAGTTGGTAAGTATGTAGAATTACAAGATGCCTATATTTCTGTAGTTGAAGCTCTAAAACACTCAGGATATGCAAATGATGCTGCTATCGAATTGGACTGGGTCAATGCAAATGATTTGACAGCAGAAAACGTAGCTGAACGTCTAGGACAAGCACAAGGAATTATCGTTCCTGGTGGCTTTGGACAACGTGGTACAGAAGGGAAAATACAAGCCATTCGTTATGCTCGTGAGAATGACGTGCCAATGCTAGGGGTCTGCTTGGGAATGCAGCTGACCTGTGTAGAATTTGCACGTCACGTTCTCGGTTTAGAAGGTGCTAACAGCTTTGAATTAGACCCAGAAACTAAATATCCAATTATTGACATCATGCGTGATCAAATTGGAGTGGAAGATTTAGGAGGAACTCTCCGCTTAGGTCTTTATCCAAGCAAGCTCAAACGTGGCTCCAAGGCTGCAGCTGCTTATGATAATCAAGAAGTTGTACAACGTCGCCATCGTCATCGTTATGAGTTTAACAATGAATTCCGTGAACAATTTGAAAAAGCAGGTTTTGTTTTCTCGGGCGTGTCACCAGACAACCGTTTGGTAGAAATTGTTGAAATTCCAGAAAATAAATTCTTCGTTGCCTGCCAATATCATCCAGAACTACAATCTCGTCCTAATCGCCCTGAAGGTTTGTATACAGCCTTTGTTTCAGCAGCTATGGAGAATGAAAAATAA
- the rpoE gene encoding DNA-directed RNA polymerase subunit delta, producing MELNIFAGQEKSELSMIEVARAILEERGRDNEMYFNDLVNEIQNYLEKSNSEIRAALPTFYSDLNVDGSFIPLGENKWGLRSWYAIDEIDEEVITLEEDDEDAPKRKKKRVNAFMDGDDDAIDYGHDDPEDEDNYPGSASSEYDDENPDDEKDEVESYDSEINEIIPDDELDEEDVDLGEDDDEYSDEEVVDE from the coding sequence TTGGAACTTAACATATTTGCAGGACAAGAAAAAAGCGAACTTTCCATGATTGAAGTAGCCCGTGCTATTTTGGAAGAACGTGGACGTGACAACGAAATGTATTTCAATGACTTGGTCAATGAAATTCAAAACTACCTTGAAAAATCAAACAGCGAGATTCGCGCAGCCCTCCCAACCTTCTATTCTGATTTGAATGTGGATGGAAGCTTCATTCCACTTGGCGAAAACAAATGGGGATTACGTTCTTGGTACGCAATCGATGAGATCGATGAAGAAGTAATCACTCTTGAAGAAGATGATGAAGACGCACCAAAACGCAAGAAGAAACGTGTCAATGCCTTCATGGACGGTGATGATGATGCGATTGACTATGGACATGACGATCCAGAAGATGAGGACAACTATCCGGGTAGTGCATCATCAGAATACGATGATGAAAATCCAGATGACGAAAAAGATGAAGTTGAGTCCTATGATTCAGAAATCAACGAAATTATTCCAGATGACGAATTGGACGAAGAGGATGTTGATTTAGGTGAAGATGATGACGAGTATTCAGATGAAGAGGTCGTCGATGAATAA
- a CDS encoding pneumococcal-type histidine triad protein: MKKKAVVGSVAALVLGMSLCSYQLGRFQAMEEQKNRVSYIEDSQSVQTTVAEQLTPDQVSAKENIDAEHIVVKITDQGYVTSHGDHFHYYNGKVPFDAIFSEELVMKDPNYVLQDSHIINEVQDGYVIKVDGKYYLYLKDPSKHKNVRSKEEVERQKGISSADSKNQVAGNSKDGRYRTDDGYVFNPTDVIEDTGDGFIVPHGDHFHFIPKKDLSAAELKAAQDYWNQKGSVSSASGSQYGDRNNRAQQTTISAGQGQDLASLLAQLDATPLSQRHVEADGLVFDPRTITKKTAAGVIVPHGDHYHFIPYSQMSPLEEKISRMIGVNGAGVSSGAQASHSQHTPTQLNRPVTPIGTVTTQPVSPTQPVLPTQPKQSTGKVVSYMGRQIPAYGKGLDGRAYFTSDGYIFSKSSITSVDDQGLIASHGDHFHYVGFGELEDFEIKQVEEWVNEKAGKQVPPKTSEQVGNDAKPTTPSQGNDSKPVKPIQEENRPAFEYKQVTAKRKLAGKVVYEMEVGGKTYTYGRDELDLMKISFAELTLAEKDKQYIFDIAPLAEGDLTPAMLVGMDQIPMKGANATYDTGQSFIIPHIDHIHVLPYTWLSKEQIATIRYIMQHPEIRPSAWTTSGHGDGEATDLVPPILNATPKANRLGLKNWQIIHTAEEVMDARAKGKFATNDGYIFSAEDVLDPASFVFSQAFSLPRATGGSLRSISKKDLSKEELEAVQTLLDKRDAEELAKNVTPIEKRAGLKNWQIVHSAEELAEAKAAGKYTTKDGYIFDPADLLDPKVKIGTDNYRIPRVITDGYRRINKSDLNYLSELIPAEAMVAQREKSNSSSPSTPALTETGASAGETTTPEQPQVPKETAEEIYNRVEAKKVVPFEALTYNAGYATEVRNGTLVIPHQDHYHYVSFKWFDQGSARSPEGYSLEDFLATVKYYMTNPQERPVSDDGWGVFTPNTPSESTEETETEESDEEIISEETEEIDEFTEELKRRAEEFGMDFKTFEQSLVTLSDRYKVSFEAFEYDATSKVVRLVDKDGVKRIISLPSLEEQV, from the coding sequence ATGAAGAAAAAAGCAGTTGTTGGCTCCGTAGCCGCCCTTGTTTTAGGGATGAGTCTCTGTAGCTATCAGCTTGGACGTTTCCAAGCGATGGAAGAGCAAAAAAATCGTGTGTCCTATATTGAAGATAGTCAAAGTGTACAAACTACCGTTGCTGAACAATTAACACCTGATCAAGTTTCTGCCAAGGAAAATATTGACGCTGAGCATATAGTCGTTAAAATTACTGATCAAGGCTATGTGACATCACATGGTGACCATTTCCACTACTATAATGGTAAAGTCCCCTTTGATGCGATTTTTAGTGAAGAGTTGGTCATGAAGGACCCAAACTATGTCTTACAAGACAGTCACATCATCAATGAAGTCCAGGATGGCTACGTCATAAAAGTTGATGGGAAATACTATCTCTATCTAAAAGACCCTAGCAAACATAAAAATGTTCGTAGCAAAGAAGAAGTGGAGCGGCAAAAAGGAATCTCTTCTGCTGACAGTAAGAATCAGGTGGCAGGAAATAGTAAAGATGGCCGCTACAGAACAGACGATGGCTATGTCTTTAATCCGACAGATGTTATTGAAGACACGGGAGATGGTTTTATCGTTCCACACGGCGACCATTTCCACTTTATTCCTAAAAAAGATTTATCAGCTGCCGAATTGAAGGCTGCTCAAGATTACTGGAATCAAAAAGGAAGTGTGAGCTCGGCTAGTGGTAGTCAATATGGCGATAGAAATAATAGAGCTCAACAGACAACAATTAGTGCGGGGCAAGGTCAGGATTTGGCTAGTTTATTGGCTCAATTGGATGCAACACCCCTATCTCAACGCCATGTAGAAGCGGATGGATTGGTATTTGACCCAAGAACGATTACGAAGAAAACCGCAGCAGGTGTCATCGTTCCACACGGCGATCATTACCACTTTATTCCATACAGCCAGATGTCTCCTCTAGAAGAGAAGATTTCTCGAATGATTGGTGTAAATGGAGCAGGTGTTTCTTCTGGCGCACAAGCAAGTCACTCCCAACATACACCAACACAACTAAATCGTCCAGTAACACCAATCGGCACGGTTACAACACAACCGGTATCGCCTACACAACCAGTATTACCAACACAACCGAAGCAGTCAACAGGGAAAGTGGTTTCCTATATGGGACGTCAAATTCCTGCTTACGGAAAAGGTTTAGATGGTAGGGCATATTTTACAAGTGATGGATACATCTTTAGCAAATCCTCTATTACCTCAGTTGATGATCAAGGGCTGATAGCTAGTCATGGAGATCATTTCCATTATGTTGGTTTTGGCGAACTCGAAGATTTTGAAATCAAGCAAGTAGAGGAATGGGTTAATGAGAAGGCGGGCAAACAAGTGCCACCGAAAACATCTGAACAAGTAGGAAACGATGCTAAACCCACAACACCAAGTCAAGGGAATGATTCAAAACCTGTAAAACCAATTCAAGAAGAAAATCGCCCTGCATTTGAATACAAACAAGTAACGGCTAAACGTAAATTGGCTGGAAAAGTTGTTTATGAAATGGAAGTAGGTGGAAAAACTTATACATATGGTCGTGACGAACTAGATTTGATGAAGATCTCTTTTGCTGAGTTGACCTTGGCAGAAAAAGATAAGCAGTATATCTTTGATATTGCACCGCTTGCAGAAGGAGATCTTACGCCAGCCATGTTGGTCGGTATGGATCAAATTCCGATGAAGGGAGCGAATGCAACCTATGATACTGGACAATCCTTTATTATTCCACACATTGATCACATCCACGTCCTACCTTACACATGGTTGAGTAAGGAACAAATTGCAACGATCCGCTATATCATGCAACATCCTGAAATTCGTCCATCTGCTTGGACTACAAGTGGACATGGTGATGGAGAAGCAACGGATCTTGTTCCTCCAATTCTAAATGCAACACCTAAAGCAAACCGCTTAGGCTTGAAAAATTGGCAAATCATTCACACAGCAGAAGAAGTCATGGATGCACGTGCAAAAGGGAAATTTGCGACAAATGATGGCTATATCTTCTCTGCAGAAGATGTACTAGATCCAGCAAGTTTTGTCTTTAGTCAAGCGTTCAGTCTACCAAGAGCGACAGGTGGTTCTCTGCGTTCAATTTCCAAGAAAGATTTATCTAAAGAAGAATTGGAAGCTGTACAAACTCTTCTTGATAAACGAGATGCTGAAGAATTGGCGAAAAATGTCACACCAATTGAGAAACGTGCAGGTTTGAAAAATTGGCAAATTGTTCACTCAGCAGAAGAATTGGCAGAAGCTAAGGCAGCAGGAAAATATACAACAAAAGATGGCTATATTTTTGACCCAGCAGACCTATTAGATCCCAAAGTGAAAATAGGAACGGATAACTATCGCATCCCACGTGTGATTACAGATGGTTACCGTCGGATTAACAAGAGTGATTTGAATTACTTAAGCGAGCTGATCCCAGCTGAGGCTATGGTGGCTCAACGTGAGAAATCTAATTCTAGTTCACCGTCAACACCTGCACTAACTGAAACAGGAGCAAGTGCAGGCGAGACAACAACGCCAGAACAGCCACAAGTTCCCAAAGAAACAGCAGAGGAAATTTATAACCGAGTGGAAGCGAAGAAAGTCGTTCCTTTCGAAGCACTGACCTATAATGCTGGCTATGCGACCGAAGTACGCAACGGGACTCTGGTAATTCCGCATCAAGATCACTATCACTATGTATCCTTTAAATGGTTTGACCAAGGTAGTGCAAGAAGTCCTGAAGGGTACAGTTTAGAAGATTTCCTAGCAACGGTTAAATACTACATGACTAATCCACAAGAACGCCCAGTTTCAGACGATGGCTGGGGAGTATTTACACCAAATACACCATCTGAATCAACAGAAGAAACAGAGACGGAAGAAAGTGATGAAGAAATTATTTCTGAAGAAACCGAGGAAATTGACGAGTTTACAGAAGAATTAAAACGAAGAGCAGAAGAGTTTGGCATGGACTTCAAAACCTTTGAACAAAGTCTGGTCACACTCTCAGACCGTTACAAAGTTTCTTTTGAAGCTTTCGAATATGATGCAACAAGCAAAGTTGTTCGACTTGTAGATAAGGATGGGGTCAAACGGATCATTTCCCTTCCAAGTTTAGAAGAACAAGTATAG
- a CDS encoding metal ABC transporter solute-binding protein, Zn/Mn family, with the protein MLKKVIRGCFVALFGFVLAACSAQKEASQVQPGMKIVTSFYPIYSLVKEVSGDKNDVRMIGSRQGIHSYEPSAADIKAIYDADVFIYHSRILESWAGRLEPNLQGSSVKVLEASTNLPLTKVPGLEDMEAGQGIDEASLYDPHTWLDPVLVGQEAVAIGELLAESDPKNADYYRQNAATLEEKAQKLADKYSPIFLKATSKTFVTQHTAFSYTAQRFGLKQLGIAGVSEEEPSPRQLAEIKEFVDTYNVQTIFTEKGASDKLAKALASSTGVDLKVLDPLEADPENNLTYLENLEQVLETLAQELK; encoded by the coding sequence ATGTTAAAGAAAGTGATAAGAGGCTGTTTTGTTGCCTTATTCGGTTTTGTTTTAGCAGCTTGCTCGGCTCAGAAGGAAGCGAGTCAAGTGCAGCCAGGAATGAAAATAGTCACCTCATTTTACCCGATTTATTCACTGGTTAAGGAAGTGTCGGGAGATAAGAATGATGTTCGAATGATTGGCTCAAGACAGGGCATACACTCTTATGAACCATCGGCTGCGGACATAAAGGCCATATACGATGCAGATGTTTTTATCTATCATTCGCGAATTTTGGAATCCTGGGCAGGACGTTTGGAACCTAATTTGCAAGGTTCATCTGTCAAGGTTTTGGAGGCTTCGACTAATTTACCGCTGACAAAGGTTCCAGGGTTAGAAGACATGGAAGCTGGTCAAGGGATTGATGAAGCTAGTTTGTATGATCCCCACACATGGCTGGATCCAGTTTTGGTTGGTCAGGAAGCTGTTGCGATTGGTGAACTTTTAGCAGAAAGTGATCCTAAGAATGCGGATTATTATCGTCAAAATGCCGCAACTTTAGAAGAAAAGGCGCAAAAGTTGGCAGACAAGTATAGCCCAATCTTTTTAAAAGCCACATCAAAAACATTTGTCACTCAACACACAGCCTTCTCTTACACTGCACAACGCTTCGGGTTGAAGCAGTTAGGGATCGCAGGAGTTTCAGAGGAAGAGCCAAGTCCTAGACAGTTGGCGGAAATTAAAGAATTTGTTGACACCTACAATGTGCAAACAATTTTTACAGAAAAAGGTGCCTCGGATAAGCTTGCCAAGGCATTGGCGAGTTCGACAGGTGTAGATTTAAAAGTGTTGGATCCTCTTGAAGCAGATCCAGAAAATAATTTAACCTATCTAGAAAATCTAGAGCAAGTCTTAGAAACATTAGCTCAAGAGTTAAAATAA
- a CDS encoding glycosyltransferase family 2 protein, producing MLQRNSLKNLVRPMQKWENVISVGGVVQVSQGVRITDGEVSHCQLPWSVLPCLQAIEYDCSFLGSRILLDYLQSNLIISGAFGLFYKEYVIAVGGYDRQTLGEDMELVMKLHYFCRNNNIPYRICYETSAICWSQAPSSIGDLCKQRRRWFLGLYQCLKKYRKMLSRVRFGAVGYFSYAYYMLFEFLAPFIETFGCFVILLSLIYHQLNISFFISLFFLYSAFCSLITFASFLQRVYSQDLFIGPMDLCKAFLATLFRYFFLHWVLNIVRLTSFIGYKKRKREWGEIKRVKQFV from the coding sequence ATGTTACAAAGAAACTCTCTGAAAAACCTTGTCCGTCCCATGCAGAAATGGGAGAATGTCATATCTGTTGGTGGAGTCGTCCAAGTTTCACAAGGGGTACGAATAACTGACGGAGAGGTCAGCCATTGCCAGTTGCCGTGGTCGGTGCTCCCGTGTTTACAAGCGATCGAATATGACTGTTCTTTTTTAGGGAGTAGAATTTTATTGGACTATTTGCAATCCAATCTCATCATATCAGGTGCCTTTGGGTTATTTTACAAGGAGTATGTCATAGCAGTTGGGGGTTATGATAGGCAGACACTGGGAGAAGATATGGAGCTAGTCATGAAATTGCATTATTTCTGTAGAAATAACAATATTCCTTATCGAATCTGCTATGAGACCAGCGCCATTTGTTGGAGTCAAGCACCGAGCTCTATCGGTGATTTATGCAAACAACGCCGTCGCTGGTTCTTGGGACTCTATCAATGTCTAAAAAAATACCGAAAAATGTTATCGCGAGTTCGTTTTGGGGCGGTGGGATATTTTTCCTATGCTTACTATATGCTATTTGAATTTTTGGCTCCGTTTATAGAGACTTTCGGTTGTTTCGTGATTCTACTGTCGTTGATCTATCATCAACTAAACATCTCATTTTTCATATCGCTCTTTTTCCTCTATAGTGCTTTTTGCTCACTAATCACCTTTGCGTCATTTTTGCAACGCGTCTACTCGCAAGATTTATTTATTGGGCCTATGGATTTGTGTAAAGCCTTCCTGGCAACCTTGTTTAGATATTTTTTCTTGCATTGGGTATTGAATATTGTCCGTCTGACAAGTTTTATTGGATATAAAAAGAGAAAGCGTGAGTGGGGAGAAATCAAACGAGTGAAACAATTCGTTTAA
- the tig gene encoding trigger factor, with protein sequence MSVSFEAKETNRGVLTFTIGQDAIKPELDRVFNKVKKDINLPGFRKGHLPRAVFNQKFGEEALYQDVVNALLPAAYEAAVAEAGLEVVAQPKIDVVSMEKGQDWTITAEVVTKPEVKLGDYKNLAVSVEATKEVTDEEVDAKIERERNNLAELVIKEGPAAEGDTVVIDFVGSIDGVEFDGGKGENFSLGLGSGQFIPGFEAQLVGHAAGEEVNVEVTFPEDYQAADLAGKTALFVTKIHEVKAKEVPALDDELAKDIDEEVETLDELKAKYRKELEAAKEVAFDDAVESAALELAVENAEIVELPEEMIHEEVHRAINEFLGGMQQQGISPDMYFQITGTTREDLHKQYEADAEKRTKTNLVVEAVAKAEGFEATEEEINKEIEDLAATYKMEVAQVRSLLSPEMLKHDIAVKKAVEVITSTATVK encoded by the coding sequence ATGTCTGTATCATTTGAAGCAAAAGAAACAAACCGCGGCGTTTTGACTTTCACAATCGGTCAAGATGCTATCAAACCAGAATTGGACCGCGTTTTCAACAAAGTTAAGAAAGATATCAATCTTCCAGGTTTCCGTAAAGGTCACTTGCCACGTGCCGTTTTCAACCAAAAATTTGGTGAAGAAGCACTTTATCAAGATGTTGTAAATGCATTGTTACCAGCAGCTTATGAAGCAGCGGTTGCAGAAGCTGGTCTTGAAGTAGTTGCACAACCAAAAATTGACGTTGTGTCTATGGAAAAAGGTCAAGACTGGACAATCACTGCGGAAGTTGTGACAAAACCTGAAGTAAAATTGGGTGACTACAAAAACTTGGCAGTTTCAGTAGAAGCTACTAAAGAAGTAACAGATGAAGAAGTTGATGCAAAAATCGAGCGTGAGCGCAACAACTTGGCTGAATTGGTTATCAAAGAAGGTCCAGCAGCTGAAGGCGACACAGTTGTTATCGACTTTGTAGGTTCAATCGACGGCGTTGAATTTGACGGCGGTAAAGGTGAGAACTTCTCACTTGGACTAGGTTCAGGTCAATTCATCCCAGGCTTTGAAGCGCAATTGGTAGGTCACGCAGCTGGTGAAGAAGTAAACGTTGAAGTGACTTTCCCAGAAGACTACCAAGCAGCAGACCTTGCTGGTAAAACAGCCCTCTTTGTAACAAAAATCCACGAAGTAAAAGCAAAAGAAGTTCCAGCTTTGGATGACGAATTGGCAAAAGACATCGACGAAGAAGTGGAAACACTTGATGAGTTGAAAGCTAAATACCGCAAAGAATTGGAAGCAGCAAAAGAAGTTGCCTTTGACGATGCAGTTGAATCAGCTGCTCTTGAATTGGCTGTAGAAAACGCTGAAATCGTTGAATTGCCAGAAGAAATGATTCACGAAGAAGTTCACCGTGCAATCAATGAATTCTTGGGTGGTATGCAACAACAAGGTATCTCACCAGATATGTACTTCCAAATCACTGGTACAACTCGTGAAGACCTTCATAAACAATACGAAGCTGATGCTGAAAAACGTACTAAGACAAACTTGGTTGTTGAAGCAGTAGCGAAAGCAGAAGGTTTCGAAGCAACTGAAGAAGAAATCAACAAAGAAATCGAAGACTTGGCAGCAACTTACAAGATGGAAGTGGCACAAGTTCGTAGCTTGCTTTCACCAGAAATGCTTAAACACGACATCGCTGTGAAGAAAGCTGTAGAAGTAATTACAAGCACTGCAACTGTAAAATAA
- a CDS encoding DUF1349 domain-containing protein yields the protein MNTKNFYWVREPENYQISDKEIRITTQAHTDLWQKTYYHFVNDNAPLLLMDTEEEYFSFTVKTDFSNSHTRFDQCGVVVYQDSENWIKGSIEYENEDFQHLGSVVTNQGFSDWATQEIPASVKSIYYRLSRRGSDFCIENSKDGIHFEQMRICHLHQGGGKIRFGIYACSPEDSSFEAVFTEMSLTDCKWLAHDGQQPDEKLE from the coding sequence ATGAACACTAAGAACTTTTACTGGGTGCGAGAACCAGAAAATTATCAGATTTCGGATAAAGAAATCAGAATCACGACCCAAGCTCATACAGACTTGTGGCAGAAGACCTATTACCATTTTGTCAATGACAATGCTCCCCTACTCTTGATGGACACGGAGGAAGAGTATTTCTCCTTTACGGTTAAGACGGATTTTTCCAATAGCCATACCCGCTTTGATCAGTGTGGTGTCGTGGTTTATCAGGATTCGGAAAACTGGATCAAGGGCTCGATTGAGTATGAAAATGAAGATTTTCAGCATTTGGGCAGCGTTGTGACCAATCAGGGCTTTTCAGATTGGGCAACCCAGGAAATTCCAGCTTCTGTCAAGTCAATTTACTACCGTTTGAGCCGACGGGGCAGTGATTTTTGTATTGAAAACTCCAAAGACGGTATCCATTTTGAGCAAATGCGGATTTGCCACCTGCACCAAGGTGGCGGGAAAATTCGTTTTGGTATCTACGCCTGCTCGCCAGAAGACTCATCTTTTGAAGCTGTCTTTACAGAAATGAGTTTGACTGACTGTAAGTGGTTGGCCCACGATGGTCAGCAACCAGATGAAAAACTCGAGTAG
- a CDS encoding alpha/beta hydrolase translates to MSVTNHPQLVVGVIQSFMYQESSPNSYSPLYEPIDGSKENGQYLKSEIAYSKEYPNSFLDITYPDQNFEADRPTLFYFHGGGFFGGSKNMGDPLAASQATYLIDDIVSKGYNVVNVDYALVPDYHFPTPVIQMNQAIAYIKEHAEEYHLNMDNVVLMGSSAGAIMVAQYGSVLANKDYAQLLNIEPSIAKEHVKALVIDDAPLDYAKFSLSTKILVGNYVSGTIYLSEEEINAYNPISHVNKDYPASFLLGSEYRTDMVSLNKALKQVGVENELVDPLAEEGLEKPHGFVANLRTDPVSAKAFERMMTFINDRTKE, encoded by the coding sequence GTGTCCGTTACCAATCATCCGCAGTTGGTAGTCGGTGTCATTCAATCGTTTATGTACCAGGAGAGTTCACCCAACTCTTACAGTCCCCTTTATGAACCTATCGACGGATCGAAAGAAAATGGTCAGTATTTGAAAAGTGAGATTGCCTATAGTAAGGAATATCCTAACAGTTTTTTAGATATTACCTATCCAGACCAAAATTTTGAAGCTGACCGTCCAACTCTCTTCTATTTCCACGGTGGTGGTTTCTTTGGAGGTAGCAAAAATATGGGGGACCCTCTGGCTGCCAGCCAAGCCACCTATCTCATTGACGATATCGTGTCAAAAGGATATAATGTGGTCAATGTTGACTATGCTCTTGTACCAGACTATCATTTTCCAACACCTGTGATTCAGATGAATCAGGCCATTGCCTACATAAAGGAACACGCTGAAGAATATCATTTGAACATGGACAATGTCGTCTTAATGGGCTCATCCGCAGGTGCTATCATGGTAGCACAATATGGTAGTGTCTTAGCCAACAAGGATTACGCTCAGCTATTGAACATTGAACCAAGTATTGCAAAAGAACATGTCAAGGCTCTAGTCATTGACGATGCTCCTTTAGATTACGCCAAGTTTAGCTTAAGCACGAAGATATTGGTTGGAAATTATGTTTCAGGAACCATCTATCTAAGTGAGGAAGAAATCAATGCCTATAACCCGATTTCACATGTGAACAAGGACTATCCAGCTAGTTTCCTTCTGGGAAGCGAGTATCGAACAGATATGGTATCGCTCAACAAGGCCTTGAAGCAAGTGGGAGTTGAAAATGAATTGGTTGATCCTTTAGCAGAAGAAGGGCTTGAAAAGCCACATGGTTTTGTGGCGAATTTACGAACGGATCCAGTGTCTGCCAAAGCATTTGAGCGGATGATGACTTTTATAAACGATAGAACCAAGGAGTAA
- the scrK gene encoding fructokinase ScrK: MTKLYGSLEAGGTKFVCAVGDENFQVVEKTQFPTTTPYETIERTVEFFKRYEDRLAGIAIGSFGPIDIDQNSQTYGYITSTPKPHWSNIDLLGLIAKEFNIPFYFTTDVNSSAFGETLVRKGVKSLVYYTIGTGIGAGAIQNGEFIGGLGHTEAGHTYVSLHPYDVKHEFKGMCPFHNGCLEGLAAGPSLEGRTGIRGELIELNSDVWDVQAYYIAQAAVQATLLYRPQVIVFGGGVMAQEHMLNRVREKFTGLMNDYLPTPDVKDYIVTPAVAENGSATLGNFALAKQVSEK, from the coding sequence ATGACAAAATTATATGGTAGCTTAGAAGCTGGTGGTACAAAGTTTGTTTGTGCAGTAGGTGATGAGAACTTTCAAGTTGTTGAAAAAACGCAATTTCCAACGACAACTCCTTATGAAACGATTGAGAGAACGGTTGAATTCTTCAAGCGCTATGAAGATCGTTTGGCAGGTATTGCGATAGGTTCTTTCGGTCCAATTGATATTGATCAAAACTCACAGACTTATGGTTATATCACTTCGACACCAAAACCACACTGGTCAAATATTGATTTACTTGGTCTGATTGCTAAGGAATTTAACATTCCATTCTACTTCACGACAGATGTGAATTCATCAGCTTTTGGTGAAACATTGGTTCGTAAAGGGGTAAAGAGCTTAGTTTACTATACAATCGGTACAGGTATTGGTGCAGGTGCTATTCAGAATGGTGAGTTTATCGGTGGCTTGGGTCATACCGAAGCGGGTCATACTTACGTTTCCCTACACCCTTACGATGTAAAACATGAATTTAAAGGGATGTGTCCATTCCACAATGGGTGTTTGGAAGGCTTAGCTGCAGGTCCTTCTCTTGAAGGCCGTACAGGTATTCGCGGAGAATTAATTGAGTTAAATTCAGACGTTTGGGATGTGCAGGCTTACTACATTGCTCAAGCAGCAGTACAGGCAACCTTGCTTTATCGTCCGCAAGTCATTGTATTTGGTGGAGGAGTTATGGCTCAGGAGCACATGCTTAACCGTGTCCGTGAGAAATTTACAGGCCTCATGAATGACTATCTGCCAACACCAGATGTCAAGGACTACATCGTAACGCCAGCTGTTGCTGAAAATGGTTCTGCAACTCTTGGGAACTTTGCTTTGGCAAAACAGGTATCAGAAAAGTAA